TCTAAACCGGGAAAATCAGATTCTGCTGCAATGAAGAGACGAGCTGTCGAACAccaatgacataaaaaatataacgATATAATAAGAGACGTGCAGATTTAAGTGTTAAAACCTTAATTTAACCAACATTTAAGTTTCTTCTGAACTCACTGCTGAGGTTCTGAAACTCAACACCAAACCTcttggccaaaagtatgtggataGAATATGTTAAATATCATTCATCTACGCTGTGGGGAGATTTGGGGATATGGAAATTATCTGGAGTACGGCAGCATTCAGTCCTTTTCATGTTATaacaagttgtttttgtgttataATGAACTGTTCTTGTTATTACCATATAAATTACTCAGTGTTATTGAGCGTTCTTGTTAAATCAAGATATTGTTGTATCTAATTAGAACtttcttgtgttttcacagAATCGACAACGcttgttaaaaaatgaaatgttcctTGTTTTAATGACAAGtttatcttattatttatttatcttattaaaACAAGAAACTTATCTCTTTCTAAAATTAGCTGATATGTTGTTtagtaataatgacaaaaatatgtcattacATTCTCATAACATTAAGAACTGTGTAATATTCTAATGCTCTTTTAATCAGTGACTGTAGCTAAAATAATAACAGCCTTACTGGTGACGATAGCAGTGGTAAGtaaataaactttaatttaaaaaaaagtttcagaacATTCAAGACAAGAAAAAAGTGCAGATGATTTCCTCAGCTATATTTCGAAAGTGACCCAGACTTTCTACATGGATAAagcaataaacaaacagtaataTCCTTAAAAGTTTTCTGTGGTGAGTCCacattctttcttttcctctgaaaaCCAAGTGTGATATAACATCTGAGACACACGATCCTATGAGCAGCACTTGAAGGCAGCACAGAGCAGGAAAAGTGAGGAACCTGTGCGTTCATTTAGTCTTGACCTGTGAGCCATGGAGGGTAGAGGGCTGTCGGATGAGGCTGTGTCTGCTGCCTGCAAAGAAGGAGACCCCATCACCAAGGTAACCGtttacttttcttgttttttaacGAAGCCACGTTATATATAATGAATTTGATTAGATATATTTTACTCGGCTGACTGTGGTGAGGCTGCAATGCAGTCAAACCTGttggctgtgatgtgtgtgtgactccagACGTGCAGATACCTGTGTGCCGCGCTGCCACTTCACATACCTTGACATTTACGTCGAGCTGCAGACACCTCCACTCTAATGAGACTTGAAGTCTTAGGACTGTTTTATAAAAACTTGTGTTGAGTGAAAGTTAATTCATGTCCCCGAAAATAATGAAACCTGTGCTTAAAATGATTCCTGaaggttattttttatgtatttaaagtatttgaaatgcttcatgtttctgtgttctTGATGACTCTGGTCTCTGCAGGACTACATGATGCAGCAGACGATGCTGAGGGTCAAAGATCCGGCAAGGTCTCTGGACTTCTACACTCGGATCCTTGGCATGACGTGAGTCCTCGGTCTAAACTATTCAAACGGTCAAATATTAAAAAGGATCACTTCCCCCTCAAGTTACACCCCATGTTCTCCAGTGGTATCTACCCGCGCAGATGGTTtgggttttatttgtccaggttttgagatTTCTGGAAGGAATTTTCCTTTGTTtcaccagagacacacaaagttCAACAGCAACTCGTCTTTCCAGAAACTGTGTCCTCTTTACTCCGGATGAACCACAGTCCTCCCTGTGAACACTTCTCACAGGGACGTCCTGCATGGCTGGACAAAGTCAGACATGTTAGTCTTCCctgctgtttttatgttcaaAATCATCCAGCACTCAGTTTCCCATGTGGTTTCCAGGTTGCTGCAGAAAATCGACTTCCCCTCGATGCACTTCACCCTCTACTTCCTGGGTTACGAGGAGAAGTTGGAAATCCCAGTCGACATCAGAGAGAGGACGGCGTGGACGTTCTCCCGCCGAGCCACCATCGAGCTCACACAGTATGTATGACGACGCCAAACACACCATAAAAGAGCAGAGAAGCTCCCAAAGAATCCGGCCAAAAGTGTATGGACAGTTCCATATGAAGGGAAACTGCAAAGCCACAACCTACAATGATATTTCACATTATCATTTTGCAGAATAGTGAGCTTCTAAATATATGTCCACTTCCTTTCATGTTTAATAAATGTCTCAGTGATTTGGTGattgttgtttctctgtgtcagtAACTGGGGATCAGAGTCAGATGAAAACCTGTCGTACCACAACGGGAACAACGAACCGCGAGGATTTGGTGAGAGTTCATTCAGATttcactgacaggaaacaagcTTACATTAACTATCAAATcgttcttttattattttactataTCACTTCCTCTGATAACTTTTTAAttcttattgttgttatttactgtaattaacATATTATACCTGCATTATTTCTGTCCAAGCAGATTGGAcctttatttgctttcttggctgtgtgtgttttgggtgtaaCCTGCCGTCTTGTTGCAGGTCATATTGGCATTGCTGTCCCTGATGTTTACACCGCCTGTAAATTATTTGAAGACGAAGGAGTGACGTTCGTCAAGAAGCCAGCCTCAGGTGAGTTCTTCTTCACTCGGAGTTTAAAACAT
The window above is part of the Seriola aureovittata isolate HTS-2021-v1 ecotype China chromosome 19, ASM2101889v1, whole genome shotgun sequence genome. Proteins encoded here:
- the LOC130160750 gene encoding lactoylglutathione lyase-like codes for the protein MEGRGLSDEAVSAACKEGDPITKDYMMQQTMLRVKDPARSLDFYTRILGMTLLQKIDFPSMHFTLYFLGYEEKLEIPVDIRERTAWTFSRRATIELTHNWGSESDENLSYHNGNNEPRGFGHIGIAVPDVYTACKLFEDEGVTFVKKPASGKMKDLAFIQDPDGYWIEILSPNNMVSLMSP